In Fimbriimonadaceae bacterium, the genomic window CTTGAGCGGAGGCGCTGGTGGATCTTGATCATTGCCAGCTTGATCATGTCGCTGGCCGATCCTTGCATCGGTGCGTTGACCGCTTGTCGCTCGGCATAGAGTCTTTCGTTGCGCTTGGGAGCGTGAATATCGGGGAAGTAACGACGACGACCGACCAGGGTGGTGTTGAAGCCTTTCGCACGGGCTTCCTCGATCAGGCTCGTCGTGAAGTTCTTGATCTTGGGAAAGCGCTCGTAGTACTGATCGATCAGCGCTTGGGCTTCCGATAGGCTGAACGCCTCGCCAAGCTGCTGCTTCAATCCATAGCCCGTCACGCCGTAGAGGACGGCGTAGTTGAGGGTCTTGGCCCGCCCCCGCATCTCCTTGCTCACCTCCTCCTGAGGAACGCCGAACATGAGCGAGGCGGTGACGCGGTGGACGTCGACCCGGTGGCTAAAGGCGTCCACGAGCGCATCGTCCTGGCAGTAGTGGGCCAGCAGCCGCAGCTCGATCTGGGAGTAGTCGAAGGAGGCGAGCTTGGCGCCCGGGGGCGCGATGAACGCCTTTCGAATCTCCCGGCCAAGCTCGGTCCGGATCGGGATGTTCTGGAGGTTAGGGTCGTTGCTGCTCAGTCGCCCGGTCGCCGCCCCAGTCTGGTTATAAGTCGTATGTATCCGACCGTCCCGTCCGATCATCTTGGGCAGAGAGTCGGCGTAGGTGTTCTTCAGCTTCGTAAGCTCACGCCAGTTGAGAACGTCGGCTGCGATCGGATTGTCGTTCACGAGTTCCTGGAGCACTTCGGCGCCGGTCGCGTACCCGGTCTTGGTCTTCTTTTGGCTGGGAAGGCCGAGCTTGTCGAAGAGCACCTCGCCAAGCTGTTTTGGAGAGCCGATCACAAACTCCTGCCCGGCTTGCTCGAATATCCTCGCGGCCATCTTGTCGATTTCCGCCGAGAGGGTTCCCGAAAGGGTCGAGAGGTGTTGGGGGTCGACGGCCACCCCCATCATCTCCATCTGGCTGAGGATCGGAACGAGCGGCAGCTCAATATCCTCAAGCACCTTGAGCTGGCTTTCCTTTTCCAAGCGAATCCGCATAGCCGGCTGCAACAGAGCGAGGCCAACCGCCTCCCCCTTGTGGGTGTTCGGCTGTTCCACGTCCAGGTATCCCTGGATCAGGTCGCGCAAGACGGGATTGGCGCGGTTTGATTGGAGCACGAAGCCGGCAAGGCTTGTATCGAAGCCCGGCACCGCGTCGATGCCGAGGCGCTTCCAGATCGGCTTCGCGTCGTGCAAGATCGCGCTGGCGGGAAGTTCGGTTACCAAACGGTCGGCGGCTTCGCCGGACGTCTCCCTGACCTCATGTCCGACCGCCACCCAGGCCATGGACGTTGGGCCGTCTTCGAACATGGAGGGCTGGCCCGTAACCGAGCCATAGAGGACCGAGAACGGCTTTCCCGCAATCCATGCCTGAAGGTCCGCGAACGACTCCGTCCGGCCCAGGTCGTTCACTCGCAGGCTTTCCTGGACGTCGGAGGCGACCGGCTCGTCCCGAACCGCACCATCCAGATAGGGTCCAAGCACCAGAGACAGCCGGCGCAGGTGGTTCTTCATTTCAAACGATTCGAGGATCGCTGCGGCTTGCTCGAGCTGCTCGGTGGTTAGAACGAACGGATTGAAGTCGTACTCGACCGGCACGTTGCAGTCGATCGTCGCCAGCCACTTCGACTTCATCATCTGTTCGATGTTTGGCTCGATCTTCTTGCGGAACTTCTCCTCGACCTCGTCGATTCGCTCGGCGATGGTTTCGACCGAACCGAATTCGAGGATCAGCTTCGTGGCCGACTTTTCGCCGATGCCCGGTACGCCGGGAATGTTGTCGCTGGTGTCGCCGACTAGGGCCTTATAGTCGGCGATATGCTCGGGGCCGAAGCCATACCGCGCCACAACGGCCTCCACATCATAAGTAACCGTGTCGGTTACGCCCACCTTGTTCGTCAGAACCGATATGCAGGGGTCGACGAGCTGAAGGGAATCCAAGTCGCCGGTAACGATCGTCGTGTGGTATCCACTGGCCTCGGCCTTTCTCGCGATCGTGCCCACCACGTCATCGGCTTCGTAACCGACGACTTCGAGGCTCGGGATGCCGAGGGCGGCGATCAAGTCCCGCGAGACGATGAGCTGGCTGATCAATTCCGGCGCGGTTTCTCGGCGGGTGCCCTTGTACTCGGCGTATTCGACGTCGCGAAAAGTCTGGCCGGGAGCATCGAGAGCCACGACGATAGCGTCGGGACGCACCTTCTCGAGAAGCACGAACAGCATCCCCACGAAACCATAGAGGGCATTGGTCGGGCGACCGTCGGTGGTGCTCATGAATCGGGTCGCGTAAAACGCCCGAAACATCAGCGAATAGCCATCGATAATCACCAGCCGTTTGGCTTCCACGAATCAACCTTACCGCCTCCTTTCAGGCTGTGCAGGCCCAAGTTGAGGTTCGCCCGCCAAGAGAATCCTCTTGGCGATTTTGCAAACTCGCTGTATAATTTCCCTGTGGGGACGTGTCGAAAG contains:
- the polA gene encoding DNA polymerase I, with translation MEAKRLVIIDGYSLMFRAFYATRFMSTTDGRPTNALYGFVGMLFVLLEKVRPDAIVVALDAPGQTFRDVEYAEYKGTRRETAPELISQLIVSRDLIAALGIPSLEVVGYEADDVVGTIARKAEASGYHTTIVTGDLDSLQLVDPCISVLTNKVGVTDTVTYDVEAVVARYGFGPEHIADYKALVGDTSDNIPGVPGIGEKSATKLILEFGSVETIAERIDEVEEKFRKKIEPNIEQMMKSKWLATIDCNVPVEYDFNPFVLTTEQLEQAAAILESFEMKNHLRRLSLVLGPYLDGAVRDEPVASDVQESLRVNDLGRTESFADLQAWIAGKPFSVLYGSVTGQPSMFEDGPTSMAWVAVGHEVRETSGEAADRLVTELPASAILHDAKPIWKRLGIDAVPGFDTSLAGFVLQSNRANPVLRDLIQGYLDVEQPNTHKGEAVGLALLQPAMRIRLEKESQLKVLEDIELPLVPILSQMEMMGVAVDPQHLSTLSGTLSAEIDKMAARIFEQAGQEFVIGSPKQLGEVLFDKLGLPSQKKTKTGYATGAEVLQELVNDNPIAADVLNWRELTKLKNTYADSLPKMIGRDGRIHTTYNQTGAATGRLSSNDPNLQNIPIRTELGREIRKAFIAPPGAKLASFDYSQIELRLLAHYCQDDALVDAFSHRVDVHRVTASLMFGVPQEEVSKEMRGRAKTLNYAVLYGVTGYGLKQQLGEAFSLSEAQALIDQYYERFPKIKNFTTSLIEEARAKGFNTTLVGRRRYFPDIHAPKRNERLYAERQAVNAPMQGSASDMIKLAMIKIHQRLRSSHTSMLLQVHDELLFEMPERDERDIEPIRELMEQALPLSVPVEVDAKLGENWSEMTETERHVPVG